In one window of Ferriphaselus amnicola DNA:
- a CDS encoding phage virion morphogenesis protein, producing MQLELNFQVNHLVRALTAARQAISHPQELLGSVGESLLRVNRERHNAGLAPDGSKWKELSPMTLMEKRKGGPLNKTGRMLQSFNYQATGDILVLGFDGATESMRAAWHHSGTQPYTISPKKSKALKFGGMYRKRVNHPGLPSRRLVGLPVSDRQLIADVTHDYLTVILNRVR from the coding sequence ATGCAATTAGAATTAAATTTTCAAGTAAATCACCTTGTCCGTGCGCTGACCGCAGCACGACAGGCCATATCCCATCCACAAGAGTTGCTCGGAAGCGTGGGTGAATCATTATTGCGTGTGAACCGAGAGCGTCACAATGCTGGACTGGCTCCGGATGGCTCGAAGTGGAAAGAGTTGTCGCCCATGACGCTTATGGAAAAGCGTAAGGGTGGGCCACTGAATAAAACGGGGCGCATGCTTCAAAGTTTCAATTACCAAGCAACTGGCGATATTTTGGTGCTTGGTTTCGACGGTGCAACTGAGTCAATGCGAGCCGCCTGGCACCATTCGGGAACCCAGCCTTATACAATTTCCCCAAAAAAATCCAAGGCACTTAAATTTGGTGGGATGTATCGGAAGCGGGTAAATCATCCAGGGCTTCCATCTCGGCGTTTGGTAGGGCTTCCTGTGTCGGATCGTCAGCTGATTGCTGATGTCACTCACGATTATCTGACGGTGATATTAAATCGCGTTCGATGA
- a CDS encoding Abi-alpha family protein yields the protein MGSALVNAANLDSSIILQRAYIDILNQITPLEAEILMKVYSLPFERVSHEGVEIGWLPVEVRIGKDDGREDDLPVPSDEIKLALANLARLGCLSLQRSWGGGEIYKKVNPTLLGRSFVEACTLQPAR from the coding sequence TTGGGCTCAGCATTGGTAAATGCAGCCAACCTCGATAGCTCAATCATTCTACAGCGTGCCTATATCGACATTCTCAACCAAATTACCCCATTGGAAGCTGAGATATTGATGAAGGTTTATTCTCTACCGTTCGAGAGAGTGAGTCATGAGGGCGTGGAAATTGGATGGTTGCCTGTTGAAGTTCGTATCGGCAAGGACGATGGGAGAGAAGATGATTTGCCTGTACCCTCCGATGAAATCAAATTGGCGCTCGCGAATTTAGCCAGGCTTGGCTGTCTTTCACTCCAAAGATCATGGGGGGGCGGTGAAATTTATAAGAAGGTAAACCCAACCCTTCTTGGGAGATCATTCGTTGAGGCATGCACCCTTCAACCGGCCCGGTAG
- the aroC gene encoding chorismate synthase — translation MSGNTFGTLFTVTSFGESHGAAIGCIVDGCPPGMALSVADIQPDLDRRKPGTSRHVTQRRESDTVEILSGVFEGKTTGTPIALLIRNEDQRSKDYGTIAESFRPGHADYTYWQKYGIRDYRGGGRSSARETAARVAAGAIAKKWLNERFGVTVRGYLAQLGELDVPFQSWDDVPNNAFFAPNASVVPALEDYMDALRKSGDSIGAKLGVVASGVPVGWGEPVFDRLDADIAHALMGINAVKGVEIGAGFDCVTQRGSQHGDELTPDGFLSNNAGGILGGISTGQDIVAHYAIKPTSSIRLPRHSINKAGEAVEVSTEGRHDPCVGIRATPIAEAMVALVLMDHALRNRGQNGDVVCGTMKIR, via the coding sequence ATGTCTGGAAACACCTTCGGAACCCTGTTCACCGTTACCTCTTTTGGCGAATCCCACGGCGCAGCCATCGGCTGCATCGTCGATGGCTGTCCGCCGGGGATGGCGCTCAGCGTCGCTGACATCCAGCCTGACCTTGATCGCCGCAAGCCGGGCACCTCGCGCCATGTCACCCAACGCCGTGAATCCGACACCGTGGAGATCCTCTCCGGCGTGTTCGAAGGCAAGACCACCGGCACGCCCATCGCGCTGCTGATCCGCAACGAAGACCAGCGTAGCAAGGACTACGGGACGATCGCTGAATCCTTTCGTCCCGGTCACGCCGACTACACCTACTGGCAGAAATACGGCATCCGCGACTATCGCGGCGGCGGGCGTTCTTCGGCGCGCGAAACCGCAGCGCGCGTGGCCGCTGGAGCTATCGCCAAAAAGTGGCTGAACGAACGCTTCGGCGTCACCGTGCGCGGCTATCTGGCGCAGTTAGGCGAGCTAGACGTCCCGTTCCAAAGCTGGGATGACGTGCCCAACAACGCCTTCTTCGCCCCCAATGCCAGCGTCGTACCCGCGCTGGAAGATTATATGGACGCGCTACGCAAGTCCGGCGACTCCATCGGCGCCAAGCTCGGAGTCGTCGCCAGCGGCGTACCCGTCGGCTGGGGCGAGCCGGTGTTCGATAGATTAGATGCCGACATCGCCCACGCGCTGATGGGCATCAACGCGGTCAAGGGCGTGGAGATCGGCGCAGGCTTCGACTGCGTCACCCAGCGCGGCAGCCAGCACGGCGACGAACTCACTCCTGACGGATTCTTGAGCAACAACGCCGGCGGCATCTTGGGCGGTATTTCGACCGGGCAGGACATCGTGGCGCACTATGCGATTAAGCCGACTTCGAGCATTCGCCTGCCGCGCCACAGCATCAACAAGGCAGGCGAAGCGGTGGAAGTCTCCACCGAAGGACGGCACGACCCGTGCGTGGGGATACGCGCCACGCCGATCGCTGAGGCGATGGTGGCGTTGGTGTTGATGGATCATGCGCTGAGGAATCGGGGGCAGAATGGGGATGTGGTGTGTGGGACGATGAAGATTCGTTAA
- a CDS encoding L,D-transpeptidase Cds6 family protein, producing the protein MPRHFNQRAAVSAMLLCLSLPVGAGDIQDANLLFKQGKQTQALEKVNALLAKDPKDMQARYLKAVIYTQQGRTNDAITIFQSVISDHPNIAEPYNNLGVLHASLGQYEKAKIEFETAIRLKPNYAIAHENLGDLHVKMASTSYGYATDADRGNAKAKDKREQTKSMTSSKPATAAPSLAPAAVAAAKPEAPQPAVVAAAPVAPVVALPVAKPVEPVVVAKPTAPAPAVVAPSKVTSPEASPKPAAVPAPAKPAVAPASTSFWQVLVGSHPDAPAVSPTAAVKSAPAASSPVVVQKAPVVATPAKPVEAAAVAPTKVTSPETLPKPVAATAPAKPAATPSAPSLWQVVTGSHPDAPKAAPTVVAKPAPVAPTPVVAKPAPVVVATAPAKPVEVPAVVVSKPAAPAPAATVQSKAATPAPSIKAAAPVAEKPAAPVAAIQTKPVVVAAPAAVAKPVAADGNAAVLGAVNDWAAAWSSKDAKKYLSFYAKDFATPGGASRVSWESARQQRISKPKFIKVGVDNAKVTMIDSTHATVTFKQTYLSSTLSEVSSKTLTLVKSGDAWLIKEENAGKAASAPEAVAAMPAASVPVKPVSPAPAPTSVVRAPTAALAPKQDASNVGSTSAIRPSMPVLPGSRSRKPVAGSADDSSPVNALRGWATAWSAKDADKYLSFYAKDFTVPGGVPRATWESAREDRISKPKFIHVNVDDVTVTQTDGTHARVTFKQTYKSSSLNQVSRKTMVMVKTADGWQIKEESGK; encoded by the coding sequence ATGCCGAGACACTTCAATCAGCGCGCCGCAGTCAGTGCGATGCTACTTTGCCTTAGTCTGCCTGTTGGGGCAGGCGACATTCAGGATGCCAATCTATTATTCAAGCAGGGGAAACAGACCCAAGCACTGGAGAAAGTGAATGCGCTGCTGGCGAAAGACCCTAAAGATATGCAGGCGCGCTATCTGAAGGCGGTGATCTATACCCAGCAAGGGCGTACCAATGATGCCATCACCATCTTCCAGTCGGTCATCAGCGATCACCCAAATATCGCTGAGCCATACAACAACCTTGGCGTACTGCATGCCAGTCTAGGGCAGTATGAGAAAGCCAAGATCGAGTTTGAGACGGCGATCCGTCTGAAGCCGAATTACGCGATCGCCCACGAGAATCTGGGCGATTTGCATGTCAAGATGGCCAGCACATCCTATGGTTATGCGACCGATGCTGATCGCGGTAATGCTAAAGCCAAAGATAAGCGCGAGCAAACTAAGTCAATGACTAGCAGCAAACCCGCTACTGCGGCACCATCGCTCGCGCCTGCTGCTGTAGCGGCTGCCAAGCCGGAAGCACCCCAGCCGGCGGTCGTTGCTGCTGCTCCAGTCGCTCCTGTTGTGGCATTACCTGTAGCTAAGCCTGTAGAGCCCGTGGTCGTCGCTAAGCCGACAGCTCCAGCTCCTGCAGTTGTTGCACCTAGCAAAGTGACCTCGCCCGAAGCGTCGCCTAAGCCGGCGGCAGTACCAGCACCAGCTAAACCCGCCGTTGCACCTGCTTCGACGTCGTTCTGGCAGGTTTTGGTAGGTTCACATCCCGATGCGCCGGCGGTTTCCCCGACGGCAGCTGTCAAGTCTGCTCCTGCCGCGTCGAGCCCTGTTGTGGTGCAAAAAGCGCCTGTGGTTGCAACTCCAGCGAAACCTGTGGAGGCCGCCGCTGTCGCACCAACCAAAGTGACCTCACCCGAGACGCTCCCCAAGCCAGTGGCGGCAACTGCACCAGCCAAGCCTGCTGCGACACCTTCAGCGCCATCGTTGTGGCAGGTTGTAACCGGCTCTCATCCTGATGCACCGAAGGCTGCTCCGACTGTTGTGGCCAAACCGGCTCCTGTTGCACCGACCCCTGTCGTGGCAAAGCCTGCGCCAGTCGTTGTCGCCACAGCGCCGGCTAAACCTGTGGAGGTTCCTGCGGTCGTGGTTAGCAAGCCTGCCGCTCCAGCTCCTGCGGCTACGGTTCAAAGTAAAGCCGCTACCCCAGCTCCGTCGATCAAGGCGGCTGCGCCTGTCGCTGAAAAGCCAGCAGCCCCCGTCGCAGCAATCCAGACTAAACCAGTTGTCGTCGCAGCGCCTGCTGCTGTGGCCAAGCCTGTGGCAGCTGATGGCAACGCTGCGGTACTCGGTGCTGTGAATGATTGGGCTGCTGCGTGGTCGAGCAAGGATGCGAAGAAGTACCTGTCGTTCTATGCCAAGGATTTCGCTACTCCCGGCGGTGCATCGCGCGTTTCGTGGGAGTCGGCTCGCCAACAACGTATCAGCAAGCCGAAGTTCATCAAGGTCGGTGTGGATAATGCCAAGGTCACAATGATTGACAGCACTCATGCGACGGTGACCTTCAAGCAGACTTACCTGTCCAGCACCCTGAGTGAAGTCAGCAGCAAGACTCTGACCTTGGTCAAGTCGGGCGATGCGTGGCTCATCAAGGAAGAAAACGCAGGTAAGGCGGCATCGGCTCCTGAGGCGGTGGCAGCTATGCCAGCTGCATCTGTGCCAGTTAAGCCAGTCAGCCCAGCACCGGCTCCTACCTCCGTGGTTAGAGCACCCACCGCTGCTCTTGCACCTAAACAAGATGCGAGCAATGTGGGTAGTACCTCGGCGATTCGTCCGTCCATGCCTGTGCTGCCCGGTAGCCGTTCGCGCAAGCCCGTAGCCGGTTCGGCTGACGACTCATCGCCAGTCAACGCTTTGCGTGGTTGGGCGACGGCTTGGTCAGCTAAGGATGCGGATAAGTATCTGTCGTTCTATGCCAAGGATTTCACAGTGCCCGGTGGAGTTCCACGTGCAACGTGGGAGTCGGCGCGCGAAGATCGAATCAGCAAGCCGAAATTCATCCATGTAAATGTGGATGATGTAACGGTGACGCAAACTGACGGCACCCATGCTCGGGTGACGTTCAAACAGACCTATAAGTCGAGCTCCCTGAACCAAGTCAGCCGTAAGACCATGGTGATGGTGAAGACGGCTGACGGTTGGCAGATCAAGGAAGAGAGCGGCAAGTAA
- a CDS encoding glutamine--tRNA ligase/YqeY domain fusion protein encodes MNSLTPAPISHFIRNIIEADLASGKHSAIVTRFPPEPNGYLHVGHAKSICLNFGLARDFSGACNLRFDDTNPEKESEEYALSIQDDVRWLGFTWNGEVRWASDYFDALYAFAVELINKGLAYVDDLTPEQMREYRGTLKEPGRNSPNRDRSVAENLDLFTRMKNGEFADGAMVLRAKIDMASPNINLRDPAIYRIRRAHHIRTGDKWCIYPMYDYTHCISDALEGITHSICTLEFEDHRPLYDWVLDNITIPCHPRQYEFSRLELQYTITSKRKLLQLVNEKKVSGWDDPRMPTISGMRRRGYTPEGIREFAKRIGVSKSANNVDLAVLEGAIREDLELRAPRVMAIINPLKVTITNADGAQTRAADFHPNVPELGNRVVPFSSELFIEADDFAEVPPPGWKRLTLGGEIRLRHSYVMRCDEAVKDASGKVIELKCSIDPDTLGQNPVGRKVKGVIHFLSRAHALPAEIRLYDRLFTVSEPDGDKEQSFLDFINPDSLNVVQGWVEAAVKDAAPETRYQFERLGYFVTDRRDHQPSGKLVFNRTVTLRDGWTKS; translated from the coding sequence ATGAATAGCCTTACGCCAGCGCCGATTTCCCACTTTATTCGTAACATCATCGAGGCCGACCTCGCTAGCGGCAAGCATTCTGCCATCGTCACGCGCTTCCCGCCCGAGCCGAACGGTTACCTGCATGTCGGACATGCCAAGTCCATTTGCCTGAATTTCGGCTTAGCTAGAGACTTTAGCGGCGCGTGCAACCTGCGCTTCGACGACACCAATCCTGAAAAGGAAAGTGAAGAATATGCGCTTTCGATTCAGGATGATGTGCGCTGGCTTGGCTTCACGTGGAATGGCGAAGTTCGCTGGGCATCCGATTATTTCGACGCACTGTACGCATTCGCCGTTGAGCTCATCAACAAGGGCTTGGCCTATGTGGACGATCTGACGCCGGAGCAGATGCGCGAATATCGCGGCACGCTAAAAGAGCCGGGGCGCAACAGCCCGAATCGCGACCGCTCCGTAGCAGAGAACCTCGACCTATTCACCCGTATGAAGAACGGCGAGTTCGCCGACGGCGCGATGGTGCTGCGCGCCAAGATCGACATGGCCTCGCCCAACATCAACCTGCGCGACCCCGCCATCTACCGCATCCGCCGTGCCCACCACATCCGCACCGGCGACAAGTGGTGCATCTACCCGATGTACGACTATACCCATTGCATCTCCGACGCACTGGAAGGCATCACCCATTCCATCTGTACGTTGGAGTTCGAAGACCATCGACCGCTGTACGACTGGGTACTCGACAACATCACCATCCCTTGCCACCCACGCCAGTACGAGTTCTCGCGGCTTGAGTTGCAATACACCATCACCAGCAAGCGCAAGCTGCTGCAACTGGTGAACGAGAAAAAAGTGAGTGGCTGGGATGATCCGCGCATGCCGACGATTTCGGGCATGCGCCGTCGCGGCTACACGCCAGAGGGCATACGCGAGTTCGCCAAACGCATCGGCGTATCCAAGAGTGCCAACAACGTGGATCTGGCGGTGCTGGAAGGCGCGATCCGCGAAGACCTGGAACTGCGCGCGCCGCGCGTGATGGCCATCATCAATCCGCTCAAAGTCACGATCACCAATGCTGACGGCGCGCAGACGCGCGCAGCGGACTTCCACCCCAACGTGCCGGAACTCGGCAACCGCGTGGTACCGTTCTCCAGCGAGCTGTTCATCGAAGCGGACGACTTCGCCGAGGTGCCGCCACCCGGCTGGAAGCGGTTGACGCTGGGCGGCGAGATCCGTCTGCGCCACAGCTACGTGATGCGCTGCGACGAAGCGGTGAAAGATGCGTCCGGCAAGGTCATCGAACTCAAGTGCAGCATTGATCCTGACACGCTGGGGCAGAACCCGGTCGGCCGCAAGGTCAAGGGCGTGATCCACTTCCTGTCCCGCGCCCACGCACTGCCCGCCGAGATCCGGCTGTATGATCGCTTGTTCACCGTGTCCGAGCCGGACGGCGACAAGGAGCAAAGTTTCCTCGACTTCATCAATCCAGATTCGCTCAACGTGGTACAAGGTTGGGTAGAGGCCGCCGTGAAGGATGCCGCCCCCGAGACACGTTACCAGTTCGAACGCCTCGGCTACTTCGTGACCGACCGTCGCGACCACCAACCCAGTGGCAAACTGGTATTCAACCGCACGGTGACGTTGCGGGACGGCTGGACCAAGAGCTGA
- a CDS encoding universal stress protein — MYKRILVAVDGNPVSRSLDEAIMLAKAGNATLLLLNVSVIDPVLLWNEENWMVPGFTPGEGELIHSAEVLTKVQEKVQQAGVTSEIKQVEDAGQNLGVIIAEQAEVWEADLIVAGTHGRKGVDRLLMGSVAENIVRNATVPVLLIRGNQD, encoded by the coding sequence ATGTACAAACGAATTCTGGTGGCAGTGGATGGCAACCCGGTTTCACGCTCGCTGGATGAGGCGATCATGCTTGCAAAAGCTGGCAACGCGACACTGCTGCTGTTGAACGTCAGCGTGATCGACCCCGTTCTGCTGTGGAACGAGGAGAATTGGATGGTGCCCGGCTTCACGCCAGGCGAAGGTGAGCTGATCCATAGCGCCGAAGTGTTAACCAAGGTGCAGGAAAAAGTACAGCAAGCTGGCGTGACTTCCGAAATCAAGCAGGTCGAAGATGCCGGCCAGAACTTGGGCGTAATCATCGCTGAACAAGCAGAAGTGTGGGAAGCCGACCTGATCGTCGCCGGCACGCATGGCCGCAAAGGTGTGGACCGACTGCTGATGGGTAGCGTCGCTGAGAACATCGTGCGCAATGCTACCGTTCCAGTACTACTGATACGCGGCAATCAGGACTAA
- a CDS encoding DUF4870 family protein, whose translation MSDLIVESDDNKNQSLKTLTLIVYVLYALSYFTGLTAIVGIIINYVKKDDVAGTWLESHFRWQIRTFWFGLLWAVIGGATLIIGIGFAVLFANFCWIIYRIVKGWLNLNDNKPMTF comes from the coding sequence ATGAGTGACCTGATCGTTGAATCGGACGACAACAAGAATCAATCACTGAAGACGCTCACGCTAATCGTTTACGTGCTGTATGCGCTTTCGTACTTCACCGGCCTCACGGCCATCGTCGGCATCATCATCAACTACGTGAAGAAAGACGACGTCGCAGGCACCTGGCTGGAAAGCCACTTCCGCTGGCAGATACGCACCTTTTGGTTCGGCCTGCTGTGGGCGGTGATCGGTGGCGCGACCCTCATCATCGGGATTGGCTTTGCCGTGCTGTTCGCCAATTTCTGCTGGATCATCTATCGCATCGTAAAAGGTTGGCTCAACCTGAACGACAACAAACCCATGACATTCTGA
- the cysS gene encoding cysteine--tRNA ligase, whose amino-acid sequence MLKIHNTLTRDKQEFTPIEPGKVRMYVCGMTVYDFCHLGHARVMVVFDMVNRWLKASGYDVTYVRNITDIDDKIIKRAAEKGETIRQLTQRFIDEMHQDADALGVQRPDHEPRATEYVAQMLAMIEQLEQNGLAYQAADGDVNYAVRKFEGYGKLSGKSLEDLRAGERVEVASSKNDPLDFVLWKSAKESEANEVKWDSKWGKGRPGWHIECSAMGSELLGKQFDIHGGGADLQFPHHENEIAQSEGAHQCQYVNYWMHNGFVRVDNEKMSKSLGNFFTIRDVLKKYDAEVVRFFILRAHYRSPLNYSDAHLDDAKGALTRLYTALKLLPPGEGWGGGEVDWNEPHAQRFRAAMDDDFNTPEAVAVLFDLANEVNRSHSTEAAAQLKALGGVLGLLERDPQFFLQRRQSAVVHVVGVSAPVQLGQVIAQGYSETQIDSRIEARAAAKKAKNFAEADRIRKELLAAGIVLEDTPQGTTWRRA is encoded by the coding sequence ATGCTGAAAATCCATAACACCCTTACTCGCGACAAGCAGGAATTCACCCCCATCGAGCCAGGAAAAGTGCGCATGTACGTGTGCGGCATGACGGTGTATGACTTTTGTCATCTCGGCCACGCCCGCGTGATGGTGGTGTTCGACATGGTGAACCGCTGGCTGAAAGCCTCCGGCTATGACGTGACCTATGTGCGCAACATCACCGACATCGACGACAAGATCATCAAGCGCGCAGCCGAGAAAGGCGAAACCATACGCCAACTGACCCAGCGCTTCATCGATGAGATGCATCAGGATGCCGATGCGCTGGGCGTACAACGCCCCGACCATGAGCCGCGCGCCACCGAGTATGTGGCGCAGATGCTGGCGATGATCGAGCAACTGGAGCAGAACGGCCTCGCTTATCAAGCCGCCGACGGCGACGTGAATTATGCCGTGCGCAAGTTCGAGGGCTACGGCAAGTTATCCGGCAAATCGCTGGAAGACCTGCGCGCCGGTGAGCGCGTCGAAGTCGCCTCCAGCAAGAATGACCCGCTCGATTTTGTGCTGTGGAAAAGCGCGAAAGAGAGCGAAGCCAACGAGGTGAAGTGGGATTCCAAATGGGGCAAAGGCCGCCCCGGTTGGCACATCGAGTGTTCGGCGATGGGTTCCGAGCTACTCGGCAAGCAGTTCGACATCCACGGCGGCGGCGCAGACTTGCAGTTCCCGCACCACGAGAACGAGATCGCGCAAAGCGAAGGCGCACACCAGTGCCAGTACGTGAACTACTGGATGCACAACGGCTTTGTCCGGGTGGACAACGAAAAGATGTCCAAATCACTAGGCAACTTTTTCACCATCCGCGACGTGCTGAAGAAATACGATGCCGAGGTGGTGCGCTTCTTCATCCTGCGTGCTCATTACCGCAGCCCGCTGAATTATTCCGACGCGCATCTGGACGATGCCAAGGGTGCGTTGACGCGGCTCTACACCGCACTGAAGTTACTCCCTCCGGGGGAGGGTTGGGGTGGGGGAGAAGTTGATTGGAACGAACCCCACGCCCAGCGTTTCCGCGCCGCGATGGACGACGATTTCAATACACCGGAAGCGGTCGCGGTACTGTTCGATCTGGCGAACGAAGTGAATCGCAGCCATTCGACCGAAGCGGCTGCGCAACTCAAAGCATTGGGTGGTGTGCTGGGGCTGCTTGAGCGCGACCCACAGTTCTTTTTGCAAAGACGACAAAGTGCTGTCGTTCACGTTGTCGGCGTGAGTGCACCGGTTCAGCTCGGGCAGGTAATAGCCCAAGGTTATTCTGAGACTCAAATTGATAGTCGTATCGAAGCCCGCGCCGCCGCCAAGAAAGCCAAAAACTTCGCCGAAGCCGACCGCATCCGCAAGGAGCTACTGGCAGCGGGTATCGTACTGGAAGACACGCCGCAAGGAACCACTTGGCGGCGCGCTTGA
- a CDS encoding ABCB family ABC transporter ATP-binding protein/permease, whose translation MSSYLHAPEVQPPRSDWQTIRTMFPYLTEFRGRLVAVVILLVMAKLANVMVPLALKEIVDAMSVSKALLLVPVALIVGYGALRLSSTLFGELRDAIFAKVTQRAIRRVALQVFEHLHALSLRFHLERQTGGVSRDIERGTRGISFLLTFLLFNILPTFLEIFLVAIILLNKYSPWYAAITFITLVIYVVFTVKVAGWRMNLRRTMNELDSQANTRAIDSLLNYETVKYFGNERYESERYDRQMASWETAAVRDKVSLASLNAGQSFIIGIGVTLLMLMAANDVSQGRMTVGDLVLVNVFMLQLYMPLHFLGFVYREIKNALADMEKMFRLLDENREIQDAAGAPTLAVGNAAVSFQHVSFGYDPERQILFDVSFDIPAGHTVAVVGASGAGKSTLSRLLFRFYDVTAGGIFINGQDLRHVTQQSLRAAIGIVPQDTVLFNDSIFYNIAYGRPDATRDEVIAAARSAHIHDFIGALPQGYDTVVGERGLKLSGGEKQRVAIARAILKDPAILIFDEATSALDSHSERAIQDELRAIARDRTTLIIAHRLSTVVEAEQILVMDQGRVIERGSHRELLAAQGRYAQMWALQQQEQV comes from the coding sequence ATGTCGTCTTATCTGCACGCTCCTGAAGTTCAACCGCCACGTAGCGACTGGCAAACCATCCGCACCATGTTCCCGTATCTGACGGAGTTCCGTGGGCGTTTGGTGGCGGTGGTGATCTTGCTGGTGATGGCCAAACTGGCGAACGTGATGGTGCCACTGGCACTGAAAGAGATCGTCGATGCGATGAGCGTAAGCAAGGCCTTGCTGCTGGTGCCGGTGGCGCTGATCGTGGGTTATGGCGCATTGCGTTTGTCCAGCACCCTGTTCGGTGAACTCCGCGATGCCATCTTCGCCAAGGTGACGCAGCGCGCCATCCGCCGTGTGGCGCTGCAAGTGTTCGAGCACTTGCATGCCTTAAGCCTGCGCTTCCATTTGGAGCGGCAGACTGGCGGCGTGTCACGCGACATCGAGCGCGGTACGCGCGGCATCAGCTTCCTGCTGACGTTCCTGCTGTTCAATATCTTGCCCACCTTTCTTGAAATCTTCCTGGTGGCGATCATCTTGCTGAACAAGTATTCGCCTTGGTATGCCGCGATCACATTCATCACGCTGGTGATCTATGTCGTGTTCACGGTCAAGGTGGCAGGCTGGCGCATGAACCTGCGGCGCACCATGAACGAGCTGGATTCGCAGGCCAATACTCGCGCCATCGATAGCCTGCTTAACTACGAGACAGTGAAGTATTTTGGCAACGAACGCTATGAGTCTGAGCGCTACGATCGCCAGATGGCCAGCTGGGAAACGGCAGCGGTGCGTGACAAAGTGTCGCTGGCCTCGCTGAATGCAGGGCAGAGCTTCATCATCGGCATTGGCGTCACCCTGTTGATGCTGATGGCGGCGAACGATGTCAGTCAGGGGCGGATGACGGTGGGCGATCTGGTGCTGGTCAACGTGTTCATGTTGCAACTCTATATGCCGCTGCACTTCCTCGGTTTTGTTTACCGCGAGATCAAGAATGCACTGGCCGACATGGAGAAGATGTTCCGTCTGCTGGATGAGAACCGCGAGATTCAGGATGCAGCGGGAGCGCCAACGCTGGCGGTGGGGAATGCTGCGGTGAGTTTTCAGCACGTCAGCTTCGGCTACGATCCCGAGCGGCAGATCCTATTCGACGTGAGCTTTGATATTCCTGCCGGACATACGGTCGCGGTGGTCGGGGCGAGCGGGGCGGGTAAGTCAACCTTGTCGCGCTTGCTGTTTCGTTTCTATGATGTGACGGCAGGCGGTATTTTTATCAATGGGCAGGATTTGCGCCATGTCACGCAACAAAGCCTGCGTGCCGCCATCGGCATCGTGCCGCAGGATACCGTGTTGTTCAATGACAGCATCTTTTACAACATCGCCTATGGTCGCCCTGATGCTACGCGCGACGAAGTGATCGCGGCGGCGCGTTCTGCGCACATCCACGATTTCATCGGTGCGTTGCCACAAGGCTACGACACGGTCGTGGGCGAGCGCGGGTTGAAACTCTCCGGTGGCGAGAAGCAGCGCGTCGCCATCGCTCGCGCCATCCTGAAAGACCCCGCCATCCTGATCTTCGACGAAGCGACCTCGGCGCTGGATTCACATTCTGAAAGGGCGATCCAAGATGAGCTGCGTGCCATTGCCCGTGATCGCACCACGCTCATCATCGCCCATCGGCTGTCCACCGTGGTCGAGGCTGAGCAGATTCTGGTGATGGATCAAGGGCGTGTGATCGAGCGCGGTAGTCACCGCGAGTTGTTAGCTGCGCAAGGACGCTACGCGCAGATGTGGGCATTGCAACAGCAGGAGCAGGTGTAA